One Synergistetes bacterium HGW-Synergistetes-1 genomic window, CCTGCAGTATCACTGCTACTGCAAGCGCAATAAAAATTCCGGCGTGTATCCTCGTGCTTCCCCAGACCCAAAGCCTTGCTGCATCGGGGAAATTTGCTGTGAAGGGAAACCCCCAGCTCATAGGGTCTTTCCAGGGGCCGTAGATAAAATACTCTGATATGTTTATGGCTACATAATTGAGCATCAGCGTTGTTATCGTCTCGTTTACGTTCCATTTTGCCTTGAGGAAGCCGGCGATCCCTCCCCAAATTCCACCGGCTATTGCGGCAGCTATAAACATTATGACGAACATGGCTGCCCAATTGTCCACAAACATAAACCTTACGGCAGCCACTGTGGCTATTGCGCCCATACAGAGCTGTCCCTCGGCTCCTATGTTCCATATCAGCATTTTGTAGCAGATAAGCCCGGCAAGAGCAGTAAGCATTATCGGGATAGATTTGGTCACTATCTCGCTCAGTCCGTAGATGCTTCCAAACGCCCCGTTCAGCACAGCCCAGTATGCCTCGAAAGGATTTACGCCAAGTATGGAAAAGAGCAGACCTCCTG contains:
- a CDS encoding ABC transporter permease, encoding MIRLKFEPRLDNPAWVNVLIPVAAVVFGLFAGGLLFSILGVNPFEAYWAVLNGAFGSIYGLSEIVTKSIPIMLTALAGLICYKMLIWNIGAEGQLCMGAIATVAAVRFMFVDNWAAMFVIMFIAAAIAGGIWGGIAGFLKAKWNVNETITTLMLNYVAINISEYFIYGPWKDPMSWGFPFTANFPDAARLWVWGSTRIHAGIFIALAVAVILQVVLKRSKWGYEIRVIGENPRAARYGGMDIAKNIILVTFIGGAIAGLAGMGEIAGLHGRMSRGFTMGYGYTGITVAWLSRLSPIYVPLVSFLLGVLLVGGDTLQVVMGLPMASIQILQGLILFSVLAAETLSRFRIKIVRVSAGPAEEAK